Proteins found in one Quercus robur chromosome 2, dhQueRobu3.1, whole genome shotgun sequence genomic segment:
- the LOC126714705 gene encoding putative E3 ubiquitin-protein ligase RING1a yields the protein MVSVEEPKPSPKNPVANGQNVDGVFSPRFKSMAALAGWDEEALLLASLVVEDTPERETKNKKRSDLLFKTPPSNSRRKRRAQRKSPISIPVAVLDLDEEETTRKGTESEKKNSEMKNVVNDEKKKGANESPEQNSSVSCSSSGLPCMDKLREELSCAICLEICFEPSTTPCGHSFCKKCLRSAADKCGKKCPKCRQLISNGRSCTVNTVLWNTIQLLFPHEVEARKAAGALNSREAGCKIPETAFYNNLRNESTRASGVSSRDTSSRRRRGTVSHVENAALAIRSQRGDEDQSQERGVYNNVRIRSSQPGVSSRDTRVRARRGMLSQDEDAALALRLQREEFMDAFRETSEQSSSSLSLARANLRAMASRAINLRIRGRTNM from the exons ATGGTGAGTGTAGAAGAACCAAAACCAAGTCCAAAAAACCCAGTTGCAAATGGGCAAAACGTGGACGGTGTATTCAGCCCCAGATTTAAATCTATGGCGGCCTTGGCTGGTTGGGATGAAGAGGCTCTCTTGCTTGCAAGCCTTGTCGTCGAGGACACGCCTGAACGAGAGACTAAGAACAAGAAACGCTCTGATTTACTTTTCAAGACTCCACCCAGCAATTCAAGAAG GAAACGTAGGGCTCAGAGAAAGAGTCCAATTTCAATCCCAGTTGCTGTTCTTGATCTAGATGAAGAAGAAACTACAAGAAAAG GCACAGAGAGCGAGAAAAAGAATTCagaaatgaaaaatgttgtgaatgatgaaaagaagaaaggagcAAATGAATCACCTGAGCAAAATTCTAGTGTTTCTTGCTCAAGTTCAGGTCTTCCTTGTATGGATAAGCTTAGAGAAGAGCTATCTTGCGca ATTTGTTTGGAGATTTGTTTTGAACCTAGTACTACTCCTTGTGGACACAG TTTTTGTAAGAAATGTCTGCGATCTGCTGCGGATAAATGTGGGAAAAAGTGCCCAAAGTGCAGACAACTAATAAG CAATGGAAGATCTTGCACCGTGAACACAGTTCTATGGAACACAATACAGCTTCTCTTTCCACACGAAGTAGAAGCAAGGAAGGCAGCCGGCGCCTTGAATAGTCGAGAAGCTGGGTGTAAAATCCCAGAAACAGCCTTTTATAATAATCTGAGGAATGAAAGTACCAGAGCATCCGGTGTATCAAGCAGAGATACAAGttcaaggagaagaagagggacaGTAAGCCATGTTGAGAATGCTGCATTAGCTATAAGGTCTCAGAGAGGAGATGAGGATCAAAGCCAGGAAAGAGGGGTTTATAATAATGTGAGGATTCGAAGTAGCCAACCTGGGGTTTCAAGTAGAGATACAAGGGTGAGAGCAAGAAGAGGGATGCTGAGCCAAGATGAGGATGCTGCACTAGCTCTAAGGTTGCAGAGAGAAGAGTTTATGGATGCTTTTAGGGAAACCAGTGAGCAATCTAGCAGCTCTCTTTCCTTAGCCAGGGCAAACTTAAGGGCCATGGCATCTAGAGCCATTAACCTTCGTATTAGAGGCCGCACTAATATGTAG
- the LOC126714706 gene encoding uncharacterized protein LOC126714706, which produces MWCLADVCGALHCDPVMDSTPRKTKCNPAAASRNQNLCESQADSCFPVNEGPSASCLHEFFLRQFCDAHTCKGGQKPFSRGHRKTRNVFYLIVSILTMMLLLLFFIFIYMHRRGMKGGTVQLKHISKSVQKKKPS; this is translated from the exons ATGTG GTGCTTGGCAGATGTATGTGGTGCATTGCATTGTGACCCTGTGATGGACTCCACTCCTCGCAAAACTAAGTGCAATCCTGCAGCTGCTTCAAGGAATCAAAATCTGTGTGAG AGCCAAGCTGACAGTTGTTTTCCAGTCAATGAGGGTCCTTCAGCAAGCTGCCTTCATG AATTCTTCCTACGGCAATTCTGTGATGCCCACACTTGTAAAGGTGGTCAGAAACCCTTCTCTAGGGGGCACAGG AAGACTAGAAATGTGTTCTACCTTATTGTTTCCATTTTGACTATGATGCTGTTGCtgcttttcttcatcttcatttaTATGCACCGGAG GGGAATGAAAGGGGGAACGGTACAGCTGAAGCACATCTCAAAAAGTGTGCAAAAGAAAAAGCCCTCGTAG